A portion of the Eubacterium maltosivorans genome contains these proteins:
- a CDS encoding helix-turn-helix domain-containing protein, producing the protein MKEKVVLGERIRTLRESNNMSQVQLARELGISKASVHQWESCISIPSLVYLIEMARLFNVSLDFIAGTTSDEMINIGNLKQTQKEVVYSLVNCFKADNKE; encoded by the coding sequence ATGAAAGAAAAGGTTGTTTTAGGAGAAAGAATAAGAACGCTTAGAGAATCTAACAACATGAGTCAAGTCCAGCTAGCGCGCGAATTAGGTATAAGTAAAGCGTCTGTGCACCAGTGGGAAAGTTGTATTTCTATACCCTCCCTAGTATATTTAATAGAAATGGCTAGGCTTTTTAATGTTAGCCTAGATTTTATAGCAGGCACTACCAGCGATGAGATGATTAATATAGGTAATCTCAAACAAACCCAAAAAGAGGTTGTTTACAGTCTAGTTAATTGTTTCAAAGCAGATAATAAAGAATAA
- a CDS encoding DUF3169 family protein: MKAKEGKHIYLKFFTLIIICGFLGGLVGFLLNFPGFNVVDTVVLLQNKILTYGIYISSAGSALLMLITVLFYLSARNTYRLLETNDSDVLYEKADRLCDTGIIFANITLIFTFAFYGINVSGSGMHDDSSVSILWVLAAFLLPIIFCLILQILFVNLTKKINPEKQGNPLDLNFQKVWMKSSDEAEKFILYKAAYKTFQIMQMAFLAVMMLLMFAALTTPIGAFPFIIIGILWGLQSTLCCIFSMKLQKNSKLDRDDC; the protein is encoded by the coding sequence ATGAAAGCAAAAGAAGGCAAACACATTTACCTTAAATTTTTTACCCTGATCATCATATGCGGCTTTTTAGGCGGACTGGTTGGCTTTTTGCTGAACTTTCCAGGCTTTAACGTCGTCGATACCGTAGTGCTGCTGCAAAACAAGATTCTGACCTATGGCATTTATATTTCTTCTGCCGGTTCTGCTCTTTTAATGCTCATCACTGTGTTGTTTTACCTTTCAGCAAGAAATACCTACAGGCTGCTGGAAACCAACGATTCGGACGTGCTCTATGAAAAAGCTGATCGCCTCTGTGACACAGGGATAATTTTTGCCAACATCACGCTGATCTTTACCTTTGCCTTTTACGGCATTAATGTCAGCGGCAGCGGCATGCACGATGACAGCTCTGTTTCCATCTTATGGGTACTTGCAGCTTTTTTACTCCCAATTATTTTCTGCCTTATCCTTCAGATCCTTTTTGTGAATCTGACCAAAAAAATAAATCCGGAAAAGCAGGGAAACCCGCTGGATTTAAACTTCCAAAAAGTCTGGATGAAAAGCAGTGATGAAGCAGAAAAATTCATTCTTTACAAGGCCGCCTATAAAACCTTTCAGATTATGCAGATGGCCTTTCTTGCTGTCATGATGCTGCTCATGTTTGCGGCTCTGACTACTCCCATTGGCGCTTTTCCCTTTATTATTATTGGTATTTTATGGGGACTGCAGAGCACACTGTGCTGTATCTTTTCTATGAAGCTTCAAAAAAACAGTAAATTGGACCGTGATGACTGCTAA
- a CDS encoding helix-turn-helix transcriptional regulator: protein MNTHTNNLKNYRIKQKLTHAQLGELAGISRQTIVLIEENHYSPSVRLAAKFANIFNTTIDSLFTHTLEEEN from the coding sequence ATGAATACTCACACAAACAATCTGAAGAATTACAGAATCAAACAAAAGCTTACGCACGCACAGCTTGGCGAGCTGGCTGGTATATCAAGACAAACCATTGTTTTGATCGAGGAAAACCATTATTCTCCCTCTGTCCGGCTTGCCGCAAAATTTGCGAATATTTTCAATACGACCATTGATTCCCTTTTTACTCATACTCTCGAGGAGGAAAACTGA
- a CDS encoding helix-turn-helix transcriptional regulator: MPLENRLKEFRARDKINQSELGKLAGVSRQTISLIERGDYSPSVTLALKIARIFNATVEDIFTYSEEEESE, translated from the coding sequence ATGCCCCTCGAAAACCGATTAAAAGAGTTCCGGGCCCGGGATAAAATCAATCAGTCAGAGCTTGGTAAGCTGGCCGGTGTATCAAGGCAGACCATCAGCTTAATTGAACGCGGAGATTACTCTCCTTCCGTAACGCTGGCGCTTAAAATCGCAAGAATTTTCAACGCAACCGTTGAGGATATCTTTACCTATTCTGAAGAGGAGGAATCAGAATGA
- a CDS encoding 4Fe-4S dicluster domain-containing protein — protein MSKQLMIKPEKCISCRTCELVCSFGHYQEFNPKLSNVTVMDYEKAAVTIPVMCMQCEEPACMKVCPVGAISRNENGAFVMDEAKCIVCKMCMNACPLGNISFNPVKRKVFKCDLCDGDPKCAKFCPSGAIVYGEAVEMERKKAIADQLKDVYGLEG, from the coding sequence ATGAGCAAACAACTCATGATCAAACCTGAAAAGTGCATAAGCTGCAGAACCTGCGAACTGGTCTGTTCCTTTGGGCACTATCAGGAATTTAATCCAAAACTGTCAAACGTAACAGTGATGGATTATGAAAAAGCAGCCGTAACCATTCCTGTGATGTGTATGCAATGTGAGGAACCAGCTTGCATGAAGGTGTGTCCGGTGGGCGCGATCTCAAGGAATGAAAACGGTGCGTTTGTTATGGATGAAGCAAAATGTATCGTGTGTAAAATGTGTATGAATGCCTGCCCGCTCGGCAACATCAGCTTTAATCCAGTTAAGAGAAAAGTGTTTAAATGCGATCTGTGTGACGGTGATCCAAAATGTGCCAAGTTTTGTCCCTCTGGCGCCATTGTCTATGGCGAAGCGGTTGAGATGGAACGTAAAAAGGCCATCGCGGATCAGTTGAAAGACGTTTATGGATTGGAGGGATAA
- a CDS encoding aldehyde ferredoxin oxidoreductase family protein: MNGWMGQLIRVDLAAGTIKKEPLNMQAAHDFIGARGLGTKYFCDEVDPQVDPLGPDNKMIFMTGPLTGTAASCSGRYEVVAKAPLTGTIGASNSGGHFGPELKFAGYDGIIFENQSDRPVYLYINDDIVELRDASDLWGKDVYETTEALEEACGEGARVACIGPTGEQGCLYSAIMNDKHRAAGRGGMGAVMGSKKLKAVVVRGSGGVTVARPEGFMEALTDARTKLKEHPVTGGGLPTYGTEVLVNMINEVGGLPLRNWRDGGVYDKADDTSGEALVDSYLVKNKGCFGCSIGCGRVTRIPDGPFKSMGEGPEYEAGWSYGADCGVNDLAAICKANFLCNQYGMDPITLGSTIACAMELYEKGLLSEKEIGRPLPFGDAQAMVELTELTGKMEGFGVELAQGSYRLAEKHGAPELSMSVKKQEMPAYDGRAVQGMALEYATSNRGGCHVRGYLTSPEVLGIPLKTDPLVTEGKAPLLKTFQDLTAAVDSSGICLFTTFGIGLPEIAAQYREAVGSDETDEEFLLKGERIWNIEKQFNIAAGVEKDTLPPRLLREALPDGPAKGKVAELDIMLKEYYEVRGWSTEGVPTEEKVQELGL; encoded by the coding sequence ATGAACGGATGGATGGGACAATTAATTCGCGTTGATCTTGCAGCAGGGACCATCAAGAAGGAACCGCTTAATATGCAGGCCGCCCATGATTTTATCGGCGCAAGGGGCCTGGGCACAAAATACTTTTGTGACGAGGTAGACCCACAGGTGGACCCGCTTGGTCCGGATAATAAAATGATTTTTATGACAGGGCCGTTAACCGGTACGGCTGCTTCCTGCAGTGGCCGGTATGAGGTGGTGGCGAAAGCGCCTCTGACAGGAACCATCGGCGCTTCAAATTCAGGCGGGCATTTTGGCCCAGAGTTAAAATTTGCAGGCTATGACGGGATTATCTTTGAAAACCAGAGCGACCGACCAGTTTACCTGTATATCAATGACGACATAGTAGAGCTCAGAGATGCCTCAGATCTCTGGGGTAAGGACGTTTATGAAACGACAGAAGCACTGGAGGAAGCCTGCGGAGAAGGCGCGCGGGTGGCCTGTATCGGGCCAACCGGTGAACAGGGGTGCCTGTACTCTGCTATTATGAATGACAAGCACCGGGCAGCGGGCCGTGGCGGCATGGGCGCTGTAATGGGCAGTAAAAAACTGAAGGCTGTGGTGGTTCGCGGAAGCGGCGGGGTAACTGTTGCACGGCCTGAAGGCTTTATGGAAGCATTAACCGATGCCCGTACCAAGCTTAAGGAACACCCGGTTACCGGGGGCGGCCTGCCCACCTACGGTACAGAAGTTCTGGTCAACATGATCAATGAAGTCGGTGGTCTGCCGCTTCGCAACTGGCGTGACGGGGGCGTATATGATAAAGCTGATGATACCTCTGGTGAAGCGCTGGTCGATTCTTATCTGGTTAAAAACAAAGGCTGCTTTGGCTGCTCAATTGGCTGCGGCCGCGTTACCAGAATACCGGATGGGCCTTTTAAATCTATGGGTGAAGGCCCTGAATACGAGGCGGGCTGGTCCTACGGTGCAGACTGTGGCGTCAATGATCTGGCCGCTATCTGTAAAGCCAATTTCCTTTGCAACCAGTATGGTATGGATCCGATCACACTTGGTTCTACCATTGCCTGCGCCATGGAACTTTACGAAAAGGGGCTTCTGAGTGAGAAAGAAATTGGCCGTCCGCTGCCCTTTGGCGACGCACAGGCCATGGTTGAACTGACAGAGCTCACAGGAAAAATGGAAGGATTTGGTGTTGAGCTTGCCCAAGGCTCATACCGTCTGGCGGAAAAACATGGTGCGCCAGAATTGTCCATGTCTGTTAAAAAGCAGGAAATGCCAGCCTATGATGGGCGCGCTGTTCAGGGGATGGCCCTTGAATACGCTACATCAAACCGCGGAGGCTGCCATGTGCGCGGTTACCTGACTTCACCTGAAGTTTTAGGGATTCCGTTAAAGACGGATCCGCTTGTAACGGAAGGAAAGGCGCCGCTTCTGAAGACTTTCCAGGATCTCACCGCAGCAGTGGATTCCAGCGGTATCTGTCTCTTCACAACCTTTGGCATCGGCTTACCTGAGATTGCAGCGCAGTACCGTGAGGCAGTAGGCTCAGATGAAACAGATGAGGAATTCCTGTTAAAGGGAGAGCGCATCTGGAACATTGAAAAGCAGTTTAATATTGCTGCAGGTGTAGAGAAGGATACACTTCCTCCAAGACTTCTGCGTGAAGCCCTTCCCGATGGCCCAGCAAAGGGTAAGGTGGCGGAGCTTGATATTATGTTGAAAGAATACTATGAAGTACGCGGCTGGAGCACAGAAGGAGTGCCAACCGAAGAAAAAGTTCAGGAGCTTGGACTTTAA
- a CDS encoding MoaD family protein, whose amino-acid sequence MKVKFFATIRNYTGCRQADVPVYKDMYTLLHTLSETYGDAFRNHVLSPDGEAPGAEIILMVDGRHIEHLQGLKTPLNENSTVAIFPVVAGG is encoded by the coding sequence ATGAAAGTAAAATTTTTCGCTACCATCCGGAATTATACAGGTTGCCGTCAGGCAGATGTACCGGTCTATAAGGATATGTACACGCTTTTACATACCCTCTCTGAAACCTATGGCGATGCTTTCAGAAATCATGTTTTAAGTCCAGATGGGGAGGCGCCCGGAGCAGAGATTATTCTGATGGTCGATGGTCGCCATATCGAGCATTTGCAGGGGCTTAAGACACCTCTGAACGAAAACAGTACTGTGGCAATTTTTCCCGTTGTTGCGGGAGGATGA
- a CDS encoding complex I 24 kDa subunit family protein yields MQEITKESIDKILSAYPRDQRHSLAMMQDMQHHFNYIPEQGMKALAEYLDCPLSSLYSMATFYRALSLKPKGKHIIKLCDGTACHIRGSVNLITGIKRELDISPGETSGDGLFSLETVNCLGSCALAPVMVIDGVYYGKVTLEKLPEILNQYRELSEGGAEA; encoded by the coding sequence ATGCAGGAAATAACAAAAGAATCAATCGACAAAATTTTATCAGCATATCCCAGGGACCAGCGCCATTCTCTGGCAATGATGCAGGATATGCAGCATCATTTTAACTATATTCCAGAGCAGGGAATGAAGGCCTTGGCCGAATATTTGGATTGTCCGTTATCATCATTATATTCAATGGCGACTTTTTACAGGGCATTGAGCTTGAAGCCAAAAGGAAAGCATATCATTAAGCTCTGTGACGGAACTGCGTGTCATATTCGAGGATCTGTCAACCTGATCACTGGCATTAAACGTGAGCTGGACATCAGTCCAGGTGAAACCTCGGGAGATGGGCTTTTCTCGCTGGAAACCGTGAACTGTCTCGGCTCCTGTGCGCTGGCGCCCGTGATGGTGATCGACGGCGTATATTACGGAAAGGTAACGCTTGAAAAGCTGCCTGAGATATTAAACCAGTATCGGGAGCTTTCGGAAGGAGGCGCAGAAGCATGA
- a CDS encoding NADH-quinone oxidoreductase subunit NuoF codes for MKQNVLVCCGTGCRANGSLLVLEALQKAARKHKSDIEVSPLIKSTGCNGFCENGPIVKIEPADISYYKVKPEDADSIIKDTVLGGKIIEKLLYKGNDGKRVRSQHENPFYAPQKKWVLHNIGEIDPTNIDDYIARGGYSALKKALSMDADRIIGKVEDSGIRGRGGAGFPTGTKWRQALKYESDVKYVACNGDEGDPGAFMDRSILEGDPHSVIEGMIICACAIDAQEGYMYIRDEYGLAVENCKIALQQAREKGFLGDSVMGTGKAFDIQIVRGGGAFVCGESTALMASVEGRVGEPRAKYIRSVQRGLWNRPTVLNNVETLANIPRIIQDSGAKFKELGTEKSSGTKVFALVGKVKRTGLVEIPMGSTLRHLIYDIGGGIPGDRPFKAVQTGGPSGGCIPAELLDLPMDFDTLTSYGAMMGSGGVIVMDDRSCMVEVARYYIEFLCDESCGKCTPCREGLRHLLTILTDICEGRGQEGDIELMEKICHTMQDASLCSLGKSAANPVLTTIKYFRNEYEAHIKEKRCPAGVCPKLTAFVIDEEACWGCMRCSKACPAGAVSGEVKKPHHIDPVKCIACGSCREACNFDAVVTVKRGEA; via the coding sequence ATGAAGCAAAACGTTTTAGTCTGCTGCGGTACCGGTTGCCGGGCCAATGGGAGCCTGCTGGTTTTAGAGGCGCTTCAAAAAGCTGCCAGAAAGCATAAATCCGATATTGAGGTGTCGCCTCTGATCAAATCCACTGGCTGCAATGGCTTTTGTGAAAACGGCCCGATCGTTAAAATTGAGCCGGCCGATATCTCTTATTATAAGGTTAAACCAGAAGACGCGGACAGCATCATAAAGGATACAGTACTTGGCGGAAAGATTATTGAGAAGCTTTTATATAAAGGAAATGATGGAAAACGCGTGCGCTCGCAGCATGAAAATCCATTCTACGCGCCACAGAAAAAGTGGGTGCTGCATAACATAGGGGAGATTGACCCGACCAATATCGACGATTATATCGCCAGAGGAGGATATAGTGCTTTAAAAAAAGCCTTATCCATGGATGCGGACAGGATCATTGGGAAGGTAGAAGATTCAGGTATCCGGGGCCGCGGTGGTGCAGGGTTCCCCACTGGAACAAAATGGCGTCAAGCGTTAAAGTATGAATCGGATGTAAAATATGTAGCATGTAATGGTGATGAGGGTGATCCTGGAGCTTTTATGGACCGGTCAATACTGGAGGGCGACCCGCACTCTGTTATTGAAGGGATGATTATCTGTGCCTGTGCTATTGATGCGCAGGAAGGCTATATGTATATCCGTGATGAGTACGGTCTGGCAGTAGAAAACTGCAAAATTGCACTGCAGCAGGCAAGAGAAAAGGGATTCTTGGGAGATTCTGTTATGGGAACAGGCAAAGCCTTTGATATTCAGATTGTTCGGGGCGGCGGCGCTTTTGTCTGCGGCGAATCCACTGCGCTGATGGCGTCGGTAGAGGGCCGGGTAGGTGAGCCGAGAGCAAAGTATATCCGCTCTGTCCAGAGAGGGCTGTGGAACAGGCCAACCGTTTTGAATAATGTTGAAACCCTGGCGAATATTCCGAGAATTATCCAGGATAGCGGCGCGAAATTTAAGGAATTAGGAACAGAAAAGAGTAGCGGTACAAAGGTCTTTGCCCTGGTCGGCAAGGTCAAGCGTACCGGTCTGGTTGAAATACCAATGGGGAGTACCCTGAGGCATTTGATCTATGACATTGGCGGGGGAATCCCGGGAGACCGTCCCTTTAAGGCTGTGCAGACCGGCGGTCCATCGGGCGGCTGTATTCCTGCTGAGCTTTTAGATCTGCCCATGGATTTTGATACCCTCACCAGCTATGGCGCCATGATGGGGTCTGGCGGTGTGATTGTCATGGATGACCGGAGCTGTATGGTTGAGGTTGCCCGATATTATATTGAATTCCTGTGTGACGAATCCTGCGGTAAATGTACACCGTGCCGTGAAGGACTGCGCCATCTTCTGACCATACTGACCGATATCTGTGAGGGCAGGGGCCAGGAAGGCGATATTGAGCTGATGGAAAAAATCTGCCATACCATGCAGGATGCATCTCTGTGCAGTCTTGGAAAAAGTGCCGCGAATCCAGTCCTGACCACCATAAAATATTTCCGGAACGAATATGAAGCGCATATCAAGGAAAAACGATGTCCTGCCGGAGTCTGTCCGAAACTGACCGCTTTTGTGATCGATGAGGAAGCGTGCTGGGGCTGTATGCGCTGCTCCAAAGCATGCCCTGCCGGAGCAGTGAGCGGCGAGGTCAAAAAGCCGCATCATATTGATCCGGTTAAGTGTATTGCGTGCGGAAGTTGCCGAGAGGCCTGTAATTTTGATGCGGTCGTTACTGTGAAAAGGGGTGAAGCGTAA
- a CDS encoding 4Fe-4S dicluster domain-containing protein: MEIKINGKECTCEKGEFLLEVAKRNGFDIPTLCHHPGLAEQGCCRVCIVEVVENGRSKVVVSCVYPLERPCEVFTDSEKIKEERSVILMLLKTRAPASLEIQAMCDKYGVFETSRLKPVDGEKCILCGLCVKACGALGTGAISTINRGVTKKVATPYENPSNDCIGCTSCAQVCPTGAIEWSEDGETRTIWGKNFALAKCESCGRIISTEAELRFAGERAGVETNSLCESCRKKSMADVLAHTYGIE; encoded by the coding sequence ATGGAAATCAAGATCAATGGTAAAGAATGTACCTGCGAAAAGGGAGAATTTCTGTTAGAAGTTGCGAAACGTAATGGATTTGACATTCCAACGCTGTGCCATCACCCTGGTCTCGCGGAGCAGGGGTGCTGCAGGGTCTGTATTGTTGAGGTCGTGGAGAATGGAAGAAGCAAGGTTGTTGTCTCCTGCGTTTACCCATTGGAACGCCCCTGTGAGGTTTTCACAGACAGCGAAAAGATAAAAGAGGAGCGCTCCGTTATCTTGATGCTGCTGAAAACAAGGGCGCCTGCCAGCTTGGAAATACAGGCGATGTGTGATAAGTACGGTGTCTTTGAGACATCAAGGCTGAAACCTGTAGACGGTGAAAAGTGTATTTTATGCGGGCTTTGCGTCAAAGCCTGTGGGGCCCTTGGTACTGGCGCGATCTCAACCATTAACCGTGGTGTCACTAAAAAAGTTGCGACACCCTACGAAAATCCTTCGAATGATTGCATAGGCTGCACAAGCTGTGCTCAGGTCTGTCCGACAGGTGCAATTGAATGGTCCGAAGATGGCGAAACAAGGACGATTTGGGGAAAAAATTTTGCATTGGCAAAATGTGAATCTTGTGGTAGAATTATAAGTACAGAAGCTGAGCTTCGCTTTGCGGGAGAAAGGGCAGGTGTGGAGACCAATTCCCTTTGTGAGAGCTGCCGTAAGAAGAGCATGGCTGATGTGCTTGCCCATACATATGGGATTGAGTAG